A single Streptomyces sp. NBC_01381 DNA region contains:
- a CDS encoding SDR family NAD(P)-dependent oxidoreductase, with translation MVMTGGTSGFGAIAAERLTRSGDVRLILGARRTTAIGDRIPAVGDRIPLDLADLASVRAFATTVRERLGDTPVDALVLNAGMVLPDVTRRTVDGFETAFAVNHLAHHLLLRLLLPALADTATVVLTTSGTYDPANHAGLTPPRHADAELLAHPDRDPGLDAKPRKAGEHAYTASKLCAVLTARSLSEHPGFRNDRRTVVAYDPGQVFGTGLAKQLSFPLRTAWALLGTPVVGRPLRRFSRDLNSRPDAANTLADLAVGGVPAPAGRVLVALRRARLSWPDPSDLARRDEVAQALWNDSGRLVGLSP, from the coding sequence ATGGTGATGACCGGCGGCACGTCCGGCTTCGGAGCGATCGCGGCCGAGCGTCTTACGCGGTCGGGCGACGTACGGCTGATCCTGGGCGCACGCCGGACGACGGCTATCGGCGATCGGATCCCGGCGGTAGGCGACCGGATCCCGCTCGACCTGGCGGACCTCGCCTCGGTGCGCGCCTTCGCGACGACGGTCCGCGAGCGGCTCGGCGACACCCCCGTCGACGCCTTGGTGCTCAACGCCGGAATGGTCCTCCCCGACGTCACCCGTCGCACGGTCGACGGCTTCGAGACGGCCTTCGCCGTCAATCACCTCGCGCACCACCTGTTGCTGCGCCTGCTGCTTCCGGCGCTCGCGGACACGGCGACCGTGGTGCTGACCACGAGCGGCACCTACGACCCCGCCAACCACGCCGGACTGACGCCGCCCCGGCACGCCGACGCGGAACTGCTCGCGCACCCCGACCGGGACCCCGGCCTCGACGCCAAGCCGCGCAAGGCGGGCGAGCACGCGTACACCGCGTCCAAGCTGTGCGCCGTGCTCACCGCACGATCGCTGTCCGAGCACCCCGGCTTCCGCAACGATCGCCGCACCGTCGTCGCCTACGATCCCGGGCAGGTCTTCGGGACAGGCCTGGCCAAGCAGCTGTCGTTCCCGCTGCGTACGGCCTGGGCGCTGCTCGGCACTCCGGTCGTCGGCCGGCCGCTGCGCAGGTTCAGCCGCGATCTCAACAGCCGCCCCGACGCCGCGAACACCTTGGCCGACCTGGCCGTCGGCGGTGTGCCGGCCCCGGCAGGACGCGTGCTCGTCGCCCTGCGGCGCGCGCGGCTCAGCTGGCCGGACCCGTCCGATCTGGCCCGCAGGGACGAGGTGGCGCAGGCGCTGTGGAACGACAGCGGCAGGCTCGTCGGCCTTTCGCCCTGA
- a CDS encoding GNAT family N-acetyltransferase, which yields MSDLHIRCATPSDIDTVLRFWREAAEGTSISDDRAGVARLVERDPEALLIAERDGVIAGTAIAGFDGWRCHLYRLAVHPDQRRQGVGSALLAAAEERFLGLGGRRGDAMVLDRNELARHAWRAAGYAPEPQWSRWVKHL from the coding sequence ATGAGTGATCTCCACATCCGCTGTGCGACCCCGTCCGACATCGACACCGTGCTGCGGTTCTGGCGCGAGGCCGCGGAGGGAACGAGCATCAGCGACGACCGGGCCGGAGTGGCCCGGCTCGTCGAGCGCGACCCCGAGGCCCTGCTCATCGCCGAGCGCGACGGCGTCATCGCCGGCACCGCGATAGCCGGTTTCGACGGCTGGCGCTGTCACCTCTACCGCCTCGCCGTGCACCCGGACCAGCGGCGTCAGGGCGTCGGCTCGGCGCTGCTCGCCGCGGCCGAGGAGCGCTTCCTGGGACTTGGGGGGCGCCGCGGCGACGCGATGGTCCTCGACCGCAACGAGCTCGCGCGGCATGCCTGGCGCGCCGCCGGGTACGCGCCCGAGCCGCAGTGGAGCCGCTGGGTGAAGCACCTCTAG
- a CDS encoding hemolysin family protein, giving the protein MTEVLLLLVAVLLSLACGVFVAAEFSLTTVERSELERAAERGERGAAGALKAVKNLTFQLSGAQLGITVTNLVVGMLSEPSIAKLIAGPLRSMGISASVSSSVALVIGTALSTVFLMVVGELVPKNWAISSPLAVAKRVATPQRLFSAAFRPFIAHLNNTANHSVRRFGIQPTEELASARSPKELVALARHSAKEGALEADTAELFVRTLNLADLSAENVMTPRVQVIALDALATCEDVANATRATGLSRFPVYRGNLDSVVGVAHIKDVLAIPAERRARFPVAELMREPLLVPESLTVDRLLDRLSGKRTMAVVIDEYGGTAGVATLEDIVEEVVGEVRDEHDPHETPDIAPAGTDDAGRTLYSADGSARTDQLARVGLRTPEGPYETLAGLVATELGRIPAEGDSVEVGGWRLDVVDARGRRAARVLLHAPLHDDHQEEER; this is encoded by the coding sequence ATGACCGAAGTGCTCCTGCTCCTCGTGGCGGTGCTCCTGTCGCTGGCGTGCGGCGTCTTCGTGGCGGCGGAGTTCTCCCTCACCACGGTCGAGCGCAGCGAACTGGAACGAGCGGCCGAACGGGGCGAGCGCGGCGCCGCGGGCGCCCTCAAGGCCGTCAAGAACCTCACCTTCCAGCTCTCCGGGGCGCAGCTCGGCATCACCGTCACCAACCTGGTGGTCGGCATGCTCTCCGAGCCCTCCATCGCCAAGCTGATCGCGGGCCCGCTGCGCTCCATGGGCATCTCCGCATCGGTGTCCTCGTCGGTGGCCCTGGTCATCGGCACGGCCCTGTCGACGGTCTTCCTGATGGTCGTCGGCGAGCTGGTGCCCAAGAACTGGGCGATCTCGTCGCCGCTGGCCGTCGCCAAGCGGGTGGCGACTCCGCAGCGCCTGTTCAGCGCCGCGTTCCGCCCCTTCATCGCGCATCTGAACAACACGGCGAACCACTCCGTACGCCGCTTCGGCATCCAGCCCACCGAGGAGCTGGCCAGCGCGCGCAGCCCCAAGGAGCTGGTGGCGCTCGCCCGGCACTCCGCCAAGGAGGGCGCCCTGGAGGCGGACACCGCCGAGCTGTTCGTACGCACCCTGAACCTCGCCGATCTCTCCGCGGAGAACGTGATGACGCCGCGCGTGCAGGTCATCGCCCTCGACGCCCTCGCCACCTGCGAGGACGTCGCGAACGCGACGCGGGCCACGGGCCTGTCCCGCTTCCCCGTCTACCGCGGCAACCTCGACTCGGTCGTCGGTGTCGCGCACATCAAGGACGTCCTGGCGATACCGGCCGAGCGCAGGGCCCGCTTCCCCGTCGCCGAGCTGATGCGCGAGCCGCTGCTGGTCCCGGAGTCGCTGACCGTCGACCGGCTTCTGGACCGGCTCTCCGGCAAGCGCACGATGGCCGTGGTCATCGACGAGTACGGCGGCACCGCCGGGGTCGCGACCCTGGAGGACATCGTCGAGGAGGTCGTCGGCGAGGTGCGGGACGAGCACGATCCGCACGAGACGCCCGACATCGCCCCAGCGGGCACCGACGACGCAGGCCGGACGCTCTACTCCGCCGACGGCTCGGCCCGCACCGACCAGCTGGCCCGCGTCGGCCTGCGCACGCCCGAGGGGCCATACGAGACGCTCGCAGGGCTGGTCGCCACCGAGCTCGGCCGCATACCGGCCGAGGGCGACAGCGTCGAGGTGGGCGGCTGGCGGCTCGACGTCGTGGACGCCCGCGGCCGCCGCGCCGCCCGCGTCCTGCTGCACGCGCCCCTGCACGACGACCACCAGGAGGAGGAGCGATGA
- a CDS encoding hemolysin family protein yields the protein MTAVQLLIGLATLVVNAFFVGAEFALISVRRSQIEPYAEDGDRRAKSVLWGLQHVSALLAAAQLGITLCTLVLGIVAEPAIAHLLEPLFDAVGVPHGLVHPISFVIALALATYLHMLLGEMIPKNIALAEPVRSALLLGPPLVAVARALRPVIFAINAFANGLLKLLRVEVKDEVAATFSDDELARMVKDSGDAGLLDDRAQERLHDALELGRRPVRDVVLPLERVVYAHVGVTPEQLERLSSESGFSRFPVVDDGRRIVGYLHVKDALDRAPRDLPFRVPDMRKIAQVRESTPLDDVLTAMRGSRTHVAAVLGSDGRLAGMVTMEDVLRELFGQPA from the coding sequence ATGACCGCCGTCCAGTTGCTGATCGGCCTGGCGACGCTCGTCGTCAACGCCTTCTTCGTGGGCGCCGAGTTCGCGCTCATCTCCGTACGCAGGAGCCAGATCGAGCCGTACGCCGAGGACGGCGACCGGCGTGCCAAGAGCGTGCTGTGGGGTCTGCAGCACGTGTCGGCGCTGCTGGCGGCGGCCCAGCTCGGCATCACACTGTGCACCCTGGTGCTCGGCATCGTCGCCGAGCCCGCGATCGCGCATCTGCTTGAGCCGCTGTTCGACGCGGTCGGCGTGCCGCACGGTCTGGTCCACCCGATCTCGTTCGTCATCGCGCTCGCCCTGGCGACGTATCTGCACATGCTGCTCGGCGAGATGATCCCCAAGAACATCGCGCTCGCCGAGCCGGTGCGCTCGGCGCTGCTGCTCGGTCCGCCGCTGGTCGCCGTCGCCCGTGCGCTGCGCCCTGTGATCTTCGCGATCAACGCGTTCGCCAACGGCCTCCTGAAACTGCTCAGGGTCGAGGTGAAGGACGAGGTCGCCGCGACGTTCTCGGACGACGAGCTGGCCCGGATGGTCAAGGACTCCGGTGACGCGGGTCTGCTCGACGACCGTGCCCAGGAACGGCTGCACGACGCGCTCGAACTGGGCCGCCGCCCGGTCCGGGACGTGGTGCTCCCCTTGGAGCGGGTCGTGTACGCGCATGTGGGCGTGACGCCGGAGCAGTTGGAGCGGCTCTCGTCTGAGTCCGGGTTCTCCCGCTTCCCCGTCGTGGACGACGGCCGCCGCATCGTCGGCTATCTGCACGTCAAGGACGCGCTCGACCGGGCGCCGCGCGATCTGCCGTTCCGGGTGCCGGACATGCGGAAGATCGCGCAGGTGCGTGAGTCCACGCCGCTGGACGACGTGCTGACCGCGATGCGCGGCAGCCGCACCCATGTGGCGGCGGTGCTCGGCTCGGACGGCAGACTGGCCGGGATGGTCACGATGGAGGATGTACTGCGGGAGCTGTTCGGTCAGCCCGCCTGA
- a CDS encoding ABC-F family ATP-binding cassette domain-containing protein, with product MSQLVLRDVSYGYPERPVLERVSLSVRPGEKACVIGENGSGKSTLLRLMAGEHVPADGEVAVVSDGGTGYLAQTLRLPPHATVQDAVDDALAELRDLERRIGEAEAALGSAGPDGLAAYGDLLAAFEARDGYRADARLEAALHGLGVPHLERSRALGSLSGGEAARLALACVLAPQPELLLLDEPTNHLDDQALGWLEERLRGHRGTVVAVTHDRVFLDRVAEVIVEVDGDRRSAARYGGGWHGYLEQRTTARRRWEERYRRWSDEVARQERLAEGGSDRLATGWRMSESPRFAGHQRSVEGQLSGVVRNARERLRRLRAEPVPRPPDPLHFTVGDGIEGGDHPFVRPASLTDVTVGERLAVEHLLLEPGSRTLVTGANGAGKSTLLGVLAGVVAADRGQVELPARVGHLPQEIAYIADKDTTKTLLDAFAAGLPGLPEDHAPGLLALGLFREEDFGVPVRGLSVGQRRRLALARLVTRPADLLLLDEPTNHLSPALVEELDAALAEYRGTLVVVSHDRRLRQRFRGERVRVEAGRLLPEA from the coding sequence GTGAGTCAACTCGTCCTGCGCGACGTGTCGTACGGCTATCCGGAACGGCCCGTCCTGGAACGGGTCTCGCTCTCGGTGCGCCCCGGCGAGAAGGCCTGTGTCATCGGCGAGAACGGCTCGGGCAAGTCGACGCTGCTCCGTCTGATGGCGGGCGAGCACGTCCCCGCCGACGGCGAGGTGGCCGTCGTGTCCGACGGCGGCACCGGCTATCTCGCCCAGACGCTGCGCCTTCCGCCGCACGCCACCGTGCAGGACGCGGTGGACGACGCGCTGGCCGAACTGCGGGATCTGGAGCGGCGGATCGGCGAGGCGGAGGCCGCGCTCGGCTCGGCGGGGCCGGACGGCCTTGCCGCGTACGGGGATCTCCTCGCCGCCTTCGAGGCGCGTGACGGCTACCGCGCCGACGCCCGCCTGGAGGCCGCGCTGCACGGGCTCGGCGTACCCCACCTGGAGCGTTCACGCGCCCTCGGCTCCCTCTCCGGCGGCGAGGCCGCACGCCTCGCGCTGGCCTGTGTGCTCGCCCCGCAGCCCGAACTCCTCCTCCTGGACGAGCCGACCAACCACCTGGACGACCAGGCGCTCGGCTGGCTGGAGGAGCGGCTGCGCGGCCACCGGGGCACCGTCGTCGCCGTGACCCACGACCGGGTGTTCCTGGACCGGGTCGCCGAGGTGATCGTCGAGGTCGACGGCGACCGCAGGTCGGCGGCGCGCTACGGCGGCGGCTGGCACGGCTATCTGGAGCAGCGCACCACGGCCCGGCGCCGCTGGGAGGAGCGCTACCGGCGGTGGAGCGACGAGGTGGCGCGCCAGGAGCGGCTCGCGGAGGGCGGTTCCGACCGCCTCGCGACGGGCTGGCGGATGAGCGAGAGCCCGCGCTTCGCGGGCCATCAGCGCTCGGTGGAGGGCCAGCTGTCCGGTGTCGTACGCAATGCGCGCGAGCGGCTGCGCAGACTGCGCGCCGAGCCGGTGCCGCGCCCGCCGGACCCGCTGCACTTCACGGTCGGTGACGGCATCGAGGGCGGTGACCACCCCTTCGTACGTCCGGCTTCGCTGACGGACGTCACGGTGGGCGAGCGCCTCGCCGTCGAGCACCTGCTCCTCGAACCGGGCTCGCGCACCCTGGTCACCGGGGCGAACGGCGCGGGCAAGTCGACGCTGCTCGGTGTGCTCGCGGGGGTGGTCGCCGCAGATCGCGGGCAGGTCGAACTCCCGGCGCGCGTGGGCCACTTGCCCCAGGAGATCGCGTACATCGCGGACAAGGACACCACCAAGACCCTCCTCGACGCGTTCGCGGCAGGCCTGCCGGGCCTGCCCGAGGACCACGCGCCGGGGCTCCTCGCCCTTGGCCTCTTCCGGGAGGAGGACTTCGGCGTGCCGGTGCGGGGCCTCTCCGTGGGACAGCGGCGCCGCCTGGCACTGGCCCGCCTGGTGACCCGCCCTGCCGACCTGCTCCTCCTGGACGAGCCGACGAACCACCTCTCCCCCGCGCTGGTCGAGGAGCTGGACGCGGCGCTCGCGGAGTACCGGGGCACGCTGGTCGTGGTGTCCCACGACCGCAGGCTGCGGCAGCGGTTCCGGGGCGAGCGGGTGCGGGTGGAGGCGGGGCGACTGCTTCCGGAGGCATAG
- a CDS encoding holin gives MWTVVFWKATAERALRTFAQSLGAVLVAGATSLLDVDWEAALATAAMATLLAVLTAVGAGKVGTGGPGITETPTARRGGATP, from the coding sequence ATGTGGACCGTCGTTTTCTGGAAGGCCACCGCGGAGCGCGCGCTCCGTACCTTCGCGCAGTCACTGGGCGCCGTGCTCGTCGCCGGGGCGACCAGTCTCCTGGACGTCGACTGGGAGGCGGCGCTCGCCACCGCCGCGATGGCGACGCTGCTCGCCGTCCTCACGGCGGTCGGCGCCGGCAAGGTGGGGACCGGAGGGCCCGGCATCACGGAGACCCCGACCGCCCGGCGCGGCGGGGCCACCCCCTGA